TACCAGTCGCCTGCACGCCACTGCAAATGGCTGATGATGACCTGTTTCGCTGGAACCAGGCGCTGAACGACCCGACTACCGGCCTGCCGGATGCCAATGGAGCTGCCCTGCCGGATGTCGTTGGCAGCATTACCGTGGATCCGGCGACAAGGCCCGAGACAGTCACCATCACCGTTACCTGGAACGATCGCTCCGGATCGGCCTCGCATTCCATCAGCCTGCAATGAGGACGACGATGATGGCCAGACACCACCGGGGTTTTTCACTCATCGAGCTGATGATCAGCATGTCCATTGGCATCATCATGCTGGGTGCGCTGACCGCCGTGTACATCGAGAACAAGCGCGTCCTCAACAACGTGGAAGGTATCGCTAGAGTGCAGGAGAATGCGCGCATCGCGATCGAGTTCATGAGTCATGATGCCCAGCTGGCAGGTTTCTATGGCAAGACATCGTTTGCTGGCCTGATCCAGGGCAGCCTGTCGTCCGCCGACCCGCTGCCCGCCACCGGCAGCGACTGCGGAACGCAGTGGTATACCGACCTGGAACAATCTCTCTGGGTGGTCAACAACGCGAACCCTTTTGCGGCAAGCTGCATCCCGGCAGCGAATTACCAGACCGGTACGGACATGCTGGTCGTGCGCCATGCCAAGGCACTGCGGCAAGGCGCCACGCGCCAGAGTCCCGATAGCAGCTCGCCCATTACATTGCCCATCCCGAGCGAGATCAGCACGGGTACGGTTTTCCTGCGCACATCCAGTTCGGCAGGAACGCTGTGGCGGGCGGGCATGGACCCACCACCAGCCAGCCCCAGCGGCAGCATCGAAGACCGCGAGCTGGTCACGCGCATCTACTACATCCGTCCCTGGATGGTAGCGGCCTCGGAGACCCCCCAGGTTCCTACGCTGGTGTATGAAGAGCTCGGCAGGTTTGGCGGCGAGCCCGCCATGCGGGCGACAGCCCTGGTGCCCGGGGTCGAGCAGATGCAGATCCAGCTGGGACTGGACACCGATGGCGACGGCGCGGTCGACCTGTACCGGGCCTCTGAATCGACAGCCCGGGCCAGCGCCATCAACCCGGAGCAAATCCTGGCCATCCGTATCTGGCTGCTGTTGCGTGAAGACG
The sequence above is a segment of the Gammaproteobacteria bacterium genome. Coding sequences within it:
- a CDS encoding PilW family protein, translated to MARHHRGFSLIELMISMSIGIIMLGALTAVYIENKRVLNNVEGIARVQENARIAIEFMSHDAQLAGFYGKTSFAGLIQGSLSSADPLPATGSDCGTQWYTDLEQSLWVVNNANPFAASCIPAANYQTGTDMLVVRHAKALRQGATRQSPDSSSPITLPIPSEISTGTVFLRTSSSAGTLWRAGMDPPPASPSGSIEDRELVTRIYYIRPWMVAASETPQVPTLVYEELGRFGGEPAMRATALVPGVEQMQIQLGLDTDGDGAVDLYRASESTARASAINPEQILAIRIWLLLREDDSRGFEPRRSYTMGDTLFTPPDDGLERFLVTRTIAVRNALPGVLQSSP